In Triticum aestivum cultivar Chinese Spring chromosome 5B, IWGSC CS RefSeq v2.1, whole genome shotgun sequence, the following proteins share a genomic window:
- the LOC123117289 gene encoding uncharacterized protein: MDELLEDPFPRLLPELVEEVFFRIPPDEPACLVRASAVCKPWRRILAGLGFRRRYRKFHGTPPVLGLFQHGNCLLRKGSRFVPTSALFLAQPDDRPDWFAMDCRHGRALFARIRKTSDLMVLDPVTGHRRRVPSTPKYPLSFSAAVLCAAQGCDHHGCQGGHFRLAVVTTNQRQGVTSGWLYSSETRVWSELTSVHHPNVRYTNNFGAPSVLVGDALYFNIGGIVECKLGTLRLSIYEKPIDRGGRLMTVEEGRLGFAAVVDVTNLTLWSWETGPVGAIGWVKLRVIDLKTLLPTCEFGIRSWANALVISGVAEGTQVIFVRARVGSYMVHLKSGRVRPVCASSDIKIFPYVSFYIPAMEAACFGQGQ; this comes from the exons ATGGACGAGCTCCTAGAGGATCCGTTTCCTCGCCTTTTGCCTGAGCTCGTCGAGGAGGTGTTTTTCCGCATTCCGCCGGACGAGCCCGCCTGTCTCGTCCGTGCCTCCGCCGTCTGCAAGCCCTGGCGCCGCATCCTCGCCGGTTTGGGCTTTCGCCGCCGCTACCGCAAGTTCCACGGAACACCTCCCGTCCTCGGGCTCTTCCAACACGGCAACTGCCTACTCCGAAAGGGATCCCGCTTCGTTCCCACCTCCGCCCTCTTCCTTGCCCAGCCTGACGACCGTCCCGATTGGTTTGCAATGGACTGCCGCCACGGGCGCGCCCTCTTCGCTCGCATACGGAAGACCTCTGACCTCATGGTCTTGGACCCTGTGACGGGCCACCGGCGCCGCGTGCCCTCGACACCCAAGTACCCGCTCAGCTTCAGTGCGGCCGTGCTCTGCGCCGCACAAGGCTGCGACCACCACGGTTGCCAAGGAGGGCATTTCCGTCTGGCCGTCGTCACCACCAATCAGCGGCAAGGCGTCACATCAGGCTGGCTGTACTCATCGGAGACTCGCGTGTGGAGCGAGCTCACCTCTGTTCACCACCCCAATGTCAGGTATACCAATAACTTTGGTGCGCCCAGCGTCCTTGTGGGCGATGCACTCTACTTCAACATTGGTGGCATCGTGGAGTGCAAACTTGGTACACTCCGCTTGTCAATATACGAGAAGCCGATCGATCGCGGTGGGCGTCTCATGACGGTGGAAGAGGGCAGGCTGGGATTCGCTGCCGTGGTTGATGTCACAAATCTAACCCTATGGTCGTGGGAGACTGGACCCGTGGGAGCCATCGGATGGGTAAAACTCAGGGTAATTGATCTCAAGACGCTTCTCCCAACATGTGAATTTGGGATTAGGAGCTGGGCAAATGCATTGGTGATCAGTGGCGTCGCGGAGGGCACCCAAGTCATTTTTGTGAGAGCACGTGTTGGTTCTTATATGGTTCATCTCAAGTCAGGGCGAGTCAGGCCGGTGTGTGCTTCTTCTGACATAAAAATCTTTCCCTACGTGAGCTTCTACATCCCAG CAATGGAAGCAGCTTGTTTTGGCCAGGGGCAGTGA